A single Tachypleus tridentatus isolate NWPU-2018 chromosome 9, ASM421037v1, whole genome shotgun sequence DNA region contains:
- the LOC143224992 gene encoding GATA zinc finger domain-containing protein 1: MPFGVKPQCITCKTTVSTMWRKNERGDVLCNSCGVRAFSQESSDGDKKGNGNNGTCPFTLRKSTRAKSSKFKQQAPLKSTNPKGKGRRIIFKRSTTKAPTSVASPVTSDCVYYKGFYYQVGDIVSVVDVEGDVYYAQIRGLLQDQYCEKSAVLSWLIPTQSSPKDYFDPATYIIGPEEDIPRKLDCLEFVCNAPAEYFKAHHSPYPTQPSRPEMCFIWTRIGPQIKPLPSQEEVFGIS; the protein is encoded by the exons ATGCCATTTGGTGTTAAACCTCAATGCATTACATGCAAAACCACTGTTTCTACAATGTGGAGGAAAAATGAAAGGGGTGATGTTTTGTGTAATTCTTGTGGAGTAAGAGCGTTCAGCCAGGAAAGTAGTGATGGAGACAAAAAAGGGAATGGAAACAATGGCACATGCCCCTTCACTTTGAGGAAAAGCACAAGAGCAAAAAGTTCAAAATTTAAACAGCAAGCTCCATTGAAATCTACAAATCCCAAAGGAAAAGGAAGACGAATTATTTTTAAACGAAGT ACCACCAAGGCTCCAACTTCCGTTGCATCACCTGTAACTTCAGACTGTGTGTACTACAAG GGTTTTTATTATCAGGTGGGAGATATTGTCTCAGTGGTTGATGTGGAAGGTGATGTGTACTATGCTCAGATTCGGGGACTGCTACAGGACCAGTATTGTGAGAAGAGTGCTGTGCTGTCCTGGCTCATTCCAACACAGTCCAGTCCAAAAGACTACTTTGATCCTGCAACATATATTATTG GACCAGAAGAAGATATTCCGAGGAAACTAGACTGTTTGGAGTTTGTGTGTAATGCTCCAGCAGAATATTTCAAAGCACACCATAGTCCTTATCCCACCCAACCATCAAGACCCGAAATGTGTTTCATCTGGACAAGAATAGGGCCACAAATTAAGCCACTTCCTTCTCAAGAGGAGGTGTTTGGAATATCCTAA